attacaagagagaagttttgaaagtttaatgaAATCTGCACAAAGCCTTGGGACCCAAATGCTTGATATTATTAAGGTAGAAAGTTGACaatcattaatttattgtatttattttcaaaataatttgaagtttattcatttataaaaaaaattaatttaggcgGAGGACCCTAACTTAggtctaattttaataaaatactcAGTGTTCCAGGTACGAAGGGGTAAGATTTCTGTTTATTTGCATTAAAATATAGCCTTTTCGGAGTAATTATGAATcaactattaattaattaatcattattaTAATTGGTAACCctcaaattaaaaactaattaatgcTTGTCAACCAGTGTTATAAGTAACCATGGAAGTTATGGACATCTctagaatttaattatttataaatatgttttttaatagtttatttttcagtattaaaaaaaataaaatataaaaatgaggGGAAAAGGGGCGTGGAAAGAAGGCGCGTTGTTGATGATGAATATGaatgattgaaatttgaagGTAGGCAGTAAAAAGAAAGTCCCCTCCAAAACGTTTCTTACCAAACCATGAACCAGACGGCGAAGGCAGAGGCGGAGGCAGAGGCAGAGGCGGAGGCAGTAAGAAATAAGAACatcactttctctctcatctacCCCACTCACCACGCCTCTGCTTCTTTCTCAACACCttccttcccctttttctctctctaacctcTCTGTGAAACCTCTTCACTGATCACAACCCTTCAATGGAATCCTCTTCAGTTTTACAAGAAAACCCAtgcccttcttcttcttctctccttCCTTCTCCAAGTAGCCGCATGACTCACAGTACTACCAGTAGTAGCAGCACCAGCTATGGACTCCAACAACTCATGCCTCCACCGCATCACTTGCACTCGCCCAAACCCATCACTCGATCCGAATCTGTTAACCCTTACCCCACTACCTTTGTTCAAGCTGATACCTCTTCTTTCAAGCAAGTAGTTCAAATGCTCACTGGATCCCCTGAAACCGCCAAGCAAGCCTCTGTTAACCCTGCTGCTGCGCCTTCCAACTCTGATTCTGTGTCCAAAACGCACATTCCTCCCGTTAAATCTTTACCCAAAAGGCAGCAATCTGGATTCAAGCTCTACGAGCGTAGGAACTCTttgaataaacttaaaattaaccCGGTGTTTCCCGTTTTTGGTTCCACTACTCATTCGGGGTTTTCTCCGAGGAAACCTGAAATTCTTTCTCCGAGTATTCTGGACTTTCCGGCGCTCGCTCTCAGTCCTGTCACGCCGCTGATTCCCGACCCGTTTGATCGATCTGGGTTGGCGAATTGTAGCTACTTGAAGAATGGGAATGCCAAGTTGGATGCAGAGGCGGAAGAGAAAGCGATTAAAGAAAAGGGGTTTTACTTGCATCCATCGCCGACCACCACTCCTCGTGACTCCGAGCCTCGGCTGTTGCCACTGTTCCCAATGACATCTCCTAGAGTGCCAGGTTCATCATCCATTTCATGAAttgctcttttcttttcctctaaggattttgggtttttcaattttacatgTTGCTGCTGGGTGATGACATTTGATGATAATGAAAAGGAGGTGAGAGTGGTAAGGCTTGTAATGATATATTTCCAGAGAGTGATAGATTGTTGCTtcaattacaaaatttgatgTTCTGTATCCTTTCTTatgaaaaaaggaataaaactTAGCCCCATTTTCTCCCTTGTTTGTTCCCAGAAGAAAAAACTTAGCCCCAAATTCAATCATGTTTCCCCCTTCCTTAAGATTAATGTTC
This genomic interval from Cucurbita pepo subsp. pepo cultivar mu-cu-16 chromosome LG20, ASM280686v2, whole genome shotgun sequence contains the following:
- the LOC111783648 gene encoding VQ motif-containing protein 4-like, translated to MESSSVLQENPCPSSSSLLPSPSSRMTHSTTSSSSTSYGLQQLMPPPHHLHSPKPITRSESVNPYPTTFVQADTSSFKQVVQMLTGSPETAKQASVNPAAAPSNSDSVSKTHIPPVKSLPKRQQSGFKLYERRNSLNKLKINPVFPVFGSTTHSGFSPRKPEILSPSILDFPALALSPVTPLIPDPFDRSGLANCSYLKNGNAKLDAEAEEKAIKEKGFYLHPSPTTTPRDSEPRLLPLFPMTSPRVPGSSSIS